The proteins below are encoded in one region of Telopea speciosissima isolate NSW1024214 ecotype Mountain lineage chromosome 10, Tspe_v1, whole genome shotgun sequence:
- the LOC122643179 gene encoding MDIS1-interacting receptor like kinase 2-like, with the protein MISLTSLDFSYNELEGVVPNNKVFKNAASPQAFRNNKGLCGELQGLIPCRQSSTSKGSKKKWSKRNQIHCCFFGRNCVPCISNCRRHFLLRQKAKKENIEATRRNHGNIFSIWNFDGKIAYEDIIQATEDFDAKCCIGNGSSGSVYKAVLPTGHVVTLKKFHPLEGNATVNEESFGNEIRVLTEIRYRNIVKLYGFCSHPRCTFLVYEYMQKGSLASILSNQAEAVEFDWVKRVNVIKSVANALSYLHHDCIPPIIHRDITGLGT; encoded by the coding sequence ATGATTAGCTTAACATCTCTTGATTTTTCCTATAATGAGTTGGAGGGCGTTGTTCCCAACAACAAGGTTTTCAAAAATGCTGCTTCACCACAAGCATTTAGAAACAATAAAGGGTTATGTGGTGAACTTCAAGGTCTAATCCCCTGCCGTCAATCCAGTACAAGCAAGGGATCgaaaaaaaaatggtcaaaaagGAATCAGATTCATTGTTGCTTCTTTGGTAGGAACTGTGTTCCTTGCATTTCTAATTGTCGGCGTCATTTCCTCTTGCgccaaaaagcaaaaaaagaaaatatagaagCAACAAGAAGAAACCATGGCAACATATTTTCAATATGGAATTTCGATGGAAAGATTGCTTATGAGGACATTATACAAGCAACTGAGGATTTTGATGCCAAATGTTGCATTGGAAATGGAAGTTCTGGGAGTGTTTACAAAGCAGTGCTACCTACAGGCCATGTGGTAACCTTGAAGAAGTTCCATCCATTAGAAGGCAACGCAACAGTGAATGAGGAAAGCTTTGGGAATGAGATACGCGTGTTAACAGAAATAAGGTATCGAAACATTGTCAAGCTTTATGGATTTTGCTCTCATCCACGATGCACATTTCTTGTTTATGAGTACATGCAAAAAGGAAGCTTAGCAAGTATATTGAGCAATCAAGCAGAGGCTGTGGAGTTTGATTGGGTGAAAAGAGTAAATGTCATCAAAAGTGTAGCCAATGCTTTGTCTTACTTGCATCATGATTGTATTCCACCAATAATTCATCGGGATATTACTGGACTTGGAACATGA